The genomic stretch GACCAACCTGAAGTTTCGGTCCGCGGCATCATGCCGGGATATTTCAAGGCGATGCATATCCCTCTTATTCGCGGACGCGAACTTGGCGAACAGGACGTCGCGTCGGCTCCGGGCGCGGTAGTCATCAGCGAAGCCATGGCCAAGCGACTCTGGCCGAATGAAGATCCGATCGGCAAACACCTGACCATGTTCTTTTTCCCGAATCGGAACCGCGAAGTCGTTGGCATTGTCGGCGACGTAAAAGACAACGGGCTCAAGGGCGCGCCCGATGCGACGCTGTACGCGCCGTTCGCTCAACTTGAACAGCCGCCGGATCATCCTTTCCAGTCCTTCCCGATCTGGATCGTGGTGCGCGCCTCTGCCAATGCTGCCAGCCTTGTTCCTGCGATCACTTCGGCAATCCATCAGATCAATCCAGAGTTGCCGGTTCTGGGCAGCAGCACGCTCGACGAGGTCGTCGGCAACTCGCTCTCGCAGCAGCGCTTCAGCACTATGCTGCTCGGCATCTTCGCCGGACTCGCACTCTTCCTCGCAGCTATCGGCATCTACAGCGTGCTCGCCTACAGCGTTCGCCGGCGCGTGCGCGAGATCGGAATCCGCATGGCTCTCGGAGCGCAGATCAAAGACGTGCTGCAACTGGTCGTGCTCGAAGGCATGAAGCCAACCGTGCTCGGCCTCGCAATCGGCATCATCGGCGCGCTCGCCCTCGGACGCCTGCTTTCCAGCATGATCTACGGAGTGAAGTCCACGGATTTACTTACGTTCATCACGGTGTCCGTAGGGCTTCTCTGCATAGGATTGCTGGCCAGCATCATTCCTGCGTATCGCGCTACACGGGTTGAGCCGGTGAAGACGTTGCGGGATGAGTGAGGGCTTCTGGCTTCTGGCGTCTGGCTTCTGGCTACACCAAAAGCAACACCAAAACACGGCACGGATTTCACGGATGCCACGGATTACACGGATCAGAAGCGTGATGAAGCGACCCTGAAAGGTTCATCCGTGTGATCCGTGTGCGACAGCATGCGCGTAATCCCTCGGCTTTGGTGTGGCTGTTAGCCGGAAGCCAGTAGCCAGCGGCCAGAAGCCTCTTCCTCACCCTTTCCCCGGCGGCGGCAAACGCTTCAGCGTCTCATCCAGCTTGAGAAAGCTTTTCACGCCGGCATTGCGTAGCGCTTTCACCAGCCGATGCATGGAGACATTCTTCGAATCCATGTCCTGGTCTGCGACGGAACTAAGGTATTCATAGTCTTCGTTGTAAAGCCAAAGGACTGTTCTGCGTTTGCGGGTCATGCGATGTGCTCTTGCGCCGGGAGCGGGGGAAACAGCGAACCGTGGGGCTGGGTCGAGAGCCGTGTATTTAGACACGTCTCTGGTTATAGTTTGAGAGCCGCGGGCAGCGCGACTCTCCAGTAACGAAGTGGGACCAATCGTCATAGTTTTGTGACCAGCAGTGGCTCAGCGGGGCCGCTCGCGACGGCCGCAACACACTCCAGGAAGTTACTCGACGGTGCGATGACGAAGTGACGCGATCACGCATATCGTCTGCATTGCGTCCTGCCGCGAACGGTTCCGCAAAGCTACTGCTTACTCCTGATTACTTGACTTGAGCAGAAGCAAGCTGCGTGCCAATGTGAGCGCGTCAGAGTTCCCTCTGAATGCGCAACAGCGTTTCGCTGTTTGGAAAACGCCTGTTTCCCGAAATGGCAAAGGTTGGAATTCAGGTGCTCAGAAAGAGAACCCCGCAATCGGCATTCGGCACTCAGCACTCGGCTAAAAACAACAACAAAACACGACACGGATCACACGGACGCTTCGCGCACGGATTACACGAAAAAGGCAAGAAGCGAAACTGCAGACTGCGCTCTTTCAGCCCAGAGTTCCAAATTCTCTGAGTGCATAAATCGCCTCTGGCAAGGAAGATGAGTCTCGGACACATTGCATTTGCTGAGCCGAGTGCCGACTGCCAGTCGCCGCCTTCTCAGTGATTCCATTTTGGAACTTGTATCCGCTTGAGGACACGCCGGTTCGACAGTTCAGGTGTTTACATGTCCGGTGGATCGATGCCTTGACGTTATGACAAATACTTCTTCCGAGTGATCCGTGAGCGAAGCATCCGTGTGATCCGTGTCGTGTTTTGCTTTTGCAGTTGGTTTAAGCCGAGTGCTGAGTGCCGAGTGCCGACTGCCCGTTACTCCAGATCCATCCACTCCATCTGCTGGAGCATTGCGCGGAGTGCTGGACTCTGTAGCGAGACTGTCGGAAAGTAGGAGCCGACTGATTCCCTTACCCACCAAAGTCCAGTCTTCTTCCGAACTTGTGGTGACGAGAAGCGATACTCGTACAGCAGCGCGCGGACGTAGCGTGGTGGAGATTCCGGAAATGGATTCGTTTTAATTAATCCAAGAACAGCCTTGTCGCCTTCGAGAAGCTTGGCGAGAAAGTGAACGAACCACGGATGGCGATGGTAGGAGCCCATGGCAGCGAACCACATCAGCCAGTCGAGGCGGAGATGGTAAGGCGCGATCTGCGGAGGCAAACGAGAAGGATCTCCGGGCTTACCTTTGAACTCATACTCGCGCCACCTGGTCGAGCCGGTGATCACGGTTTCATCGGTACCCTCGACCACAATCTCGTAACGCTCGCGCGTGATACCACCGAACGCGCCGTAAGTTCCCACGAAATGAAAGCGGTTGTAGACCGTATTCATGACCTGCCGTCGCGACATGAGATTGCGCACCGGCTTGATGCTCAGCACAATGACGAGAATAAAGAGGGCGGCCGTCAGCCCCCGAAAAACCATGTCCGGTGTATGAGTAATCGGCATTTGTAAGCCGAAGAGAGATGTAAGCGTGCGATCGTCGAAGCAGCTGAATGCAAGGCAGAGAGTGAGCACATTCAGCCAGGAGAGATTTCCGCTCAAGAAGATGAGCGACTGAAAAAGGATCGTCAGCCCACCGGCGATGCTTGCGATCGGCTGCGGAAGAAAATAGCCGAAGGGGACAATCAACTCGGCGAAATGGTTGAACAGCACGCCACCTGAGCGGGACCATTTTGGTCCGTGGTGAAAGAACCAGCTCAGCGGATTCGGAATCGGCTGTGTCTCGTAGTGGTAGTCGAGACAAGTTAGATCACGCCAGCAGAAATCGCCGCGCAGCTTGATGAGTCCCGCGCCAAACATCACACGAAACAGCAGCCAGCGGAAGAGCCACATGACTGCGACCTGCGGAGTCGTGTGGCTGCCGCCGAGAAATGCAGAGAGCACGCCAGCCTCGAGCAGTATCGACTCCCATCCGAATCCGTAGAACACCTGTCCGACGTTGACGAACGAGAGATACAGTACCCACAGCACCGCCCATATCGCGAAAAGCGCCCAGGTGTAGCCATCGACCAAACCGGAGACGATCAGAGCGGAAAGCACAACTCCGATCCATCCGCAGAACGTGAAAGCTCTATCGGAAGGGAAGAAGAAGAACAGACTCGGCGAGTCCCGGAATGGAACTTCCCTGACGAACAGCGGAACCGGCAGCAATCCGCGCTCGCCGAGCAAGAGCTTGAACTGATTCACCACATTGACAAAGCCAATAAGAAAGAGCGCTCCCACCGACTTCTCCAGCGCCCAACGGGCCAGCCAATAGTCCCCAGGCGACAGCCAATGGATCCAGCCATTCATTTGCGAAGTACTTTTGATGCCCGAGAAGAGCGAACACGAAGGTCACGGAGCATAAAGAAAGAGGCCACAAGAATTCTCGAAGAGGCTACTGTCAGACTCGTTCGGAGCGTGCTCCACGTCGAGTACGACCCGCGGTTCCGCTATCCAGCGTGGGACGAGGAGTTATGGAAGTGGGACGAAATCCACAATTCCATATACCACATGTCCAGACAGTCCCATTTTCTGGATCACACGCTTTCGATTCGGAATGTAACTCTTTGAAAAGAATAGAAGACGATTCTGGTGTCCAAAGTGCTTTCGGAGTAGCTGAAAATCCAGAGTCTCACCCCCCAGCTACGTTGATTCTGGAGCCTGTCTGTAGCAGAAGTCCGATCGACATTTTGAGGAGAGAATATGGCGAGAAAGCTGTTTTACGCGGCAGTCTGTACGCTCGTCTTTTCGTTTACTGCCTTTGCGCAGGAAACGACAGCCGGCATCCGAGGCATGGTAAAAGATCCGTCAGGTGCTGTGATTGCGGGAGCTACAGTAACAGTCACTGGTCCCGCGCTAATCGGAGAAAAGGCTGCTACAACCGATTCGGCCGGAATTTATCACATTGATCAGTTGCCTCCTGGCGTTTACGAGGTAACTACCAAAGCTGCTGGGTTCAGCCCGGAAAACGTCAAAGACCTCCGGCTTGAGACGGGTTCGCTGCCCAGTTTGAATTTCACTCTCAAGATAGGCCAAGCCGAACAAACAGTAGAAGTAAACGCCGAAGGCGCGATGGTAGACGTGACCCAGAGTAAAGTCGCCGTCACCATCACCCAAGACGTTCTCGAGAATACCCCCCATGGACGGTCATTCCAATCGGTGATTCCCTTCGCCCCCGGCGCTCGCCAGGAGCAACTGCAGAGCAGGACGACCGACCAAGGCAAACTCAACGGCTTTCAAATTGACGGCGCTTCCGACGCTGAGAACGTTTACATGATGGATGGTTTGAACACCACGAGTATTTATGGTGGTGGTGTCGGCGCCAATGTGCCCATGGAGTTCGTGCAGGAAGTCCAGGTTAAGAGTTCAAGTTTCGAAGCCGAATTCGGCGGGGCGACTGGCGGAGTTGTAAACGTCATTCAAAAGCGCGGTGGCCAGCAGTGGCATGGAGGCGTGTTCGCCTACTACCAGGGAAGCCCGTTGAGCGCTAACGATAATTGCATAAATCGCCAGATCGGCGCTGGTGTTACAACATGCAATCTCCGTCTGCAGCCGGGTACGAAGCTAAACCAGGGTAGCGCTAGTGACCTCTGGGCTGATCGGCTCGATGGCACTGCTCAGCGTTACGTCCAGCAACAGGACAAGTGGAGCATTGTTGAGCCTGGTTACGAAGTCGGTGGACCGCTGCACTGGGACCGCTTGCGGTTCTTCAGCAGCTATGTACCTTCGCTTTATAACGTCACCCGTAAAGTGAATTTCACCGGCACCAATCCTGGTCCGCACTCGTTCACACAGACCCAGAATACGCAGTACTTCATGAATCGGCTCGATTACAGTCCGTTCAGCTCGCTGCAATTGCACGGAGCTTGGCAGAGCGCATTCAACCGCACGCGTGGAGTGAACCTCCCCGCTCCGGATTCCGCTCTCGGACAGGTAAATACCAGCGCGGGCACGGATCCCAATACGTTGCGGGCCGATACGGGAACGGTAAATCCTTTGACGATCCTCAATTTTGGCGGTGATTGGACGGTGAATTCCAGGATGGTGGTAACGGCGAGATACGGCTCGTTCTACCAGAACTCGGAAGATAGAGGAAAACCAACCGGTACCCGCTATGTGTGGCAGGATGACACCACATGTACCGCGTCAAACGCTTTTGGTTGCGGGCTGCCTTCGGCATCACAGCACACGGCTGGATTCTTCAACATTCCAAGCAACGCTCAGCAGCTCTTTGACATTTTTGATCGGCGCCAGTTGAACACCGACGTTTCATACCTTGTCGGAAACTTCTTCGGCACGCACAGCTTGAAAGCTGGATACGCCGTGCAGCGGCAGGCTGAGAATGTCAGCAATTCGTTCAGTACTTCGCTCGTGAATGTATTCATGAGCAATACCGATATCTATTCGACGGCCAGTGGACCGACCGCGACGGTGTGCGCTTCTGTTATTGCGAAGTATGGCAAGTGCGCCGGACCAGACGGCTACTACGTTCTGCGTGACGGCGTTCTGACCAACGGCAACGTCTCCGCCCTGAATCATTCCATCTACGGTCAGGATGGTTGGACAATCAAAAGTCTTACCATCAATGCGGGCGTCCGTCTCGATAAAGAATTCCTGCCGCCGTATCGGCCCGGAGCTTCATCCATCAGCTTCGGCTTCACACAGAAGGTTGCTCCCCGCATCGGCGCGGCCTACGATCTGTTCCATAATGGGAAGGTCAAGCTGTACGGATCATACGGTAAGTTCTTCGACATCATGAAGTACTCCCTGCCACGCGGCTCGTTTGGTGGCGATCGTTGGCATGATTGCGTCTATGCCCTCACCACGACCGACTACACCCAGATTGTTCCGAACA from Terriglobales bacterium encodes the following:
- a CDS encoding lipase maturation factor family protein, which encodes MNGWIHWLSPGDYWLARWALEKSVGALFLIGFVNVVNQFKLLLGERGLLPVPLFVREVPFRDSPSLFFFFPSDRAFTFCGWIGVVLSALIVSGLVDGYTWALFAIWAVLWVLYLSFVNVGQVFYGFGWESILLEAGVLSAFLGGSHTTPQVAVMWLFRWLLFRVMFGAGLIKLRGDFCWRDLTCLDYHYETQPIPNPLSWFFHHGPKWSRSGGVLFNHFAELIVPFGYFLPQPIASIAGGLTILFQSLIFLSGNLSWLNVLTLCLAFSCFDDRTLTSLFGLQMPITHTPDMVFRGLTAALFILVIVLSIKPVRNLMSRRQVMNTVYNRFHFVGTYGAFGGITRERYEIVVEGTDETVITGSTRWREYEFKGKPGDPSRLPPQIAPYHLRLDWLMWFAAMGSYHRHPWFVHFLAKLLEGDKAVLGLIKTNPFPESPPRYVRALLYEYRFSSPQVRKKTGLWWVRESVGSYFPTVSLQSPALRAMLQQMEWMDLE
- a CDS encoding carboxypeptidase regulatory-like domain-containing protein, translated to MARKLFYAAVCTLVFSFTAFAQETTAGIRGMVKDPSGAVIAGATVTVTGPALIGEKAATTDSAGIYHIDQLPPGVYEVTTKAAGFSPENVKDLRLETGSLPSLNFTLKIGQAEQTVEVNAEGAMVDVTQSKVAVTITQDVLENTPHGRSFQSVIPFAPGARQEQLQSRTTDQGKLNGFQIDGASDAENVYMMDGLNTTSIYGGGVGANVPMEFVQEVQVKSSSFEAEFGGATGGVVNVIQKRGGQQWHGGVFAYYQGSPLSANDNCINRQIGAGVTTCNLRLQPGTKLNQGSASDLWADRLDGTAQRYVQQQDKWSIVEPGYEVGGPLHWDRLRFFSSYVPSLYNVTRKVNFTGTNPGPHSFTQTQNTQYFMNRLDYSPFSSLQLHGAWQSAFNRTRGVNLPAPDSALGQVNTSAGTDPNTLRADTGTVNPLTILNFGGDWTVNSRMVVTARYGSFYQNSEDRGKPTGTRYVWQDDTTCTASNAFGCGLPSASQHTAGFFNIPSNAQQLFDIFDRRQLNTDVSYLVGNFFGTHSLKAGYAVQRQAENVSNSFSTSLVNVFMSNTDIYSTASGPTATVCASVIAKYGKCAGPDGYYVLRDGVLTNGNVSALNHSIYGQDGWTIKSLTINAGVRLDKEFLPPYRPGASSISFGFTQKVAPRIGAAYDLFHNGKVKLYGSYGKFFDIMKYSLPRGSFGGDRWHDCVYALTTTDYTQIVPNNVNGKFCPDSGPASGSLPGDFIENQNWRASAPGDPTDPVIQPDMHPMQTHETVFGADWELSPTLAFESRYARKRLDWTIEDMSVDDNQYYIGNPGSAYSQLLHRPLPNAGFTTAVCPSCPNLPKAQRDYDGVEFRLIKRGGGNWGGQAAYTYSRLYGNYPGLSDTYFLDGGGGRHEPNNNRAFDLPQMLFDAHGKPVGGPLPTDRPNVFSGYGYYRLKWLGQETNFGLVQEFGQGTPQSTCLPTVDSQSSCMFVEGQGNWVNFHQDPATGDIVRDSITQGKRTPWLMQSDLSLSQEFHVSKSNENLRLQFRADVFNILNQHAPLALYNSPLATGVTTQQSAADPGWDYLSLMTNFDYMSLMNNKTTTVNSKGQLVYGGPNVNGAPNTLASRYGQPIIYQNARNMRLQMRFIF